From the Vibrio tubiashii ATCC 19109 genome, the window ACGATAGGTTATTGGCACATCTTCCAGTAGGTCTAACTGGCGCAAAGTCGGGTCATCAACCCGATAGACTTCACCATAAATCACGCTATGCCCATCTACTACGGCTGGATAAGCGCCAAGATCATAAAGGCTGTAAATGGGTGGCGTCGCATATTTCCCTAACCATTCTGAATGCGTTAACAAGTGATGATTACTTTGCCTCTGACGCAATGTGCCATAAACAAATACTAACTGTTGCATGACATCGACTCCTTTCGATGTTTACCGACTAATTGAACTCAAATTGATACAGAAGATCAACGGCGTTGGTCGCGCCAGATAATGCCTCAACATAGAGGTCTTGCATCAAGCGATAGCGCACGGTGAACTCACCGACAGACTCAAAAATACCAACGCCATACTTAACCTTTAAGCCGGGCAAAATATAACCACTTACTGTCACTTGAGAATCATTGCCGGACCCTGCGGTATCAACCTGAAGATCTTGTACCCCAAAGGCTTCGCCAATTTCCCCAACAACACGACCACTTTTCGCGAGACTTAAACCGATTAAGGTTGTTGTCATGGCATTACCACCCGTTTCGCCATCAATATCTTGACCACGTAACAAATAAGATAAAGCGTTCGCCTGCGCCATCGCTGGCTCAGAAAAAATGGTCACTGTCGGCTCACTAACAGGCCCAGTCACTTTTACCCCAGCCGTCACATCATCTTTGGTGTTATCTGGGTTGCGAATAGCGGTAATTTGCAAGTAAGGCTGATCTACCGGACCATTCATTAGCACCTTACCTTCTTTAATTAACAGGTCTTGGCCAAACGAGCGGTATGAACCATCAACGATATTGACCTCACCCGTAACAAAAGGCCCTTTGTCTCTCTGGGCTACATTGAGATTACCAACTAACTCCCCCTCTAGACCAAACGCAGAGAGCTTAAAATCATCGCCAATCTTAATATTGATATTGGATTGCACCGTGAAAGGCACTTGGTTTTTCTTATCAATAGGTTGCAGTTGATCATTAAGAATGACCTGATCTTTGGAGACGCTAATCGCACTTGGTGGCAACTCTTCGACCACGACACGTCCCCATGGCAAGGCGATGGTGCCATCGATACGCGCCAATTTAGGTGAAGCAGAGATGGTCATATCTGGTTGTACTTTGATTTTGACCATAGGCGGCACGTTGACTAGCAACTCCTCGGCAAAAACACGTACATTGGTACTCCAATCATTCAAGTCCTGCCAATCAGCCTCACCCGCGAGCTCTAGCTTTCCGTCTGGAGTATGAATAGCGGCAGCCAGGGTCGCGTCATAACCAGTAAAGTTAATGTTTAAACGCCCTGAGTCTACTTCAACAGGAGAGATATCCCCTTTGAGCAAGATATCATCGACAACAAACTGGCCATTTACTTTAGGCTGCATTGCCGGGCCTGTGATCGCGAGATCGGCGGTAATGTTCGATTTGAGTTTACTGAACTCTCCGACTAGTGGGGCTAAGAAGTCTAAATTGAACGTGGTGAGCTTCAAACGCCCATCGATTTGCTTGTCGTCACTGAGCACATCAGGAATAGTGGCATTACCAAAAATATCACCATTATCGGTTACATCAAGTAACCACTCTGCGCTCAGCTTATTGTCTGCAAGTTGCGCCGTCAGTGTCGCGCTCTCCCAACCTAACTCTAGAGGTTGTTCAATCTTTTGAACCACTTCACCTTTGGCTAATTCGATCTTAGCCTTTACTTGTGGTGGCTGGTTATCACCCCACTTGGCCCACACATTGGCGTCTACTTGCCCTTGGAGTTGCGTTGTCTGAGGAATAAAAGTTTTGATCTGCTCAAAATCAAACTGACTTAACTCGAGCGCAGCTTCACCGCTTTGTCCAACCTTAATATCTTTCTCTAAACAGAGTGAAGAGTCGGCTTGCAACCAACAGTGGGCAGCAACAGAAACCTGCTCAGTCGCCATTTCAAAACCTAATGCGGTTGGCTGATTCAGTCGCCATTCACCTTGCTGCGAAGAGAGTCGCATCCGCTCAAGCTTACCTTGCCAAACGAGTTCAGGTTTATCGGTCAGTGAGCCTGTCAGAGCCAAACTCGTCGACACGATATTCGAATTCACATCCAGGTTAAGTTGATGCTTTTGCTGAGAGCCAGTAAAGTTCAAGCTCACGTCATCGATCACTTTGTCTTGATACTTAGCCTGATTAACCTTAAGCACTAATTGACCGCTTGGCATTGGCAGTGGTGTGATATTCCCCTTCATACTGAGCTTGCTAATCTGAGCCTGCTGTTGCCAATCAATCCCTTTAGCGACAAGGTTTAGCCCCACATCTGGCGCTTTTAAATCTCCACGCAGGGCCACTTCACCAGCAACACGTCCTTTTAAGTCTGGTACTGATTTAATTAAGTCTGGCAAGTTGAGTTCCAGATCCATTCGCCACTGTTTATCTAGCTTCCCGCTGGCTTTAATACTGTTGGGGCCATGAGAAAGCACTAGCTGCGGCGTTTTAACACTGAGCTCATTGTTGCCAGTCACATCGGCGGTGCTGACGCTACCTGCTATATTCAGCGGGTATTCACGCAGTACACCATCAATATCGAGTTTCGGGACTTCGACTTGCCAGCCCCCCAGCTCTGTCAAACTGCCGGAGGTTGACACTTGCCCACTGATATCGCCTTCAGCTTCAGGCCACTGTAAGCCGGGCTGAATGTGAGCGAGTGTCAAATTTGCTGCCCAATTAATCGGCGCTTGCCAATCAGCCATCATATCACCAGAGATCGTTCCTCCCAGCGTGGCAATGTCCACTTGGCTCAATTTGATATGGGAGAGATTACCTTTGCCTTGCAGCGAGAGAGAGACATCAGGAAGTTGTCCCCCTTTAAGAACGGTATCTAGATCCAGGCTATAGCCATTAAGAGAGCCGTGAGCTTGAAGTTTATCTATCGAGGCAAAGTAATCCCCTTTTCCTTTTAACGGCCACTGCAGATCACCTTGGGTGACAGTAAAATCAAAAGGTAGTTCAGGCTTGAGTGGTTGCAATTCGCCAGCAAGGAAAGCTTTGGCTAACCCTGACAATTGAGCTGAGAGCTGCAACTTCGCCACACTGCCATCCGCTTTAAGGGAGAGCGTTTGTCCTGCAGCCATCTCTTCTTTGATTGTCGCATCTAGCTGTAAGTCGAGTGGATAATCACCTTGCAGATCAATGTCGGTTTTTAGCTGCCCAGTCACCTGCGGCATATCTAATTCAAGCGTCTTGACCACCACTCTAGAATCTTTGGCATTGGCCGCTAAGCCTAAATGATTGACGATGACAGGCGTTGCTTGATCTAGCTTAAAGTCGTAAACATCAAGGCGCACAAGATCAATTTGCAGCGGCACTACGATATTGGGGAGAACAATCTTTGTTGGTGTTGACGCTTGATTCTCTGAGGCGGCGGTTTGCTCGTTTTCAGCCGGACTTGCCAATAACTTAACCACTGGTGTTTTAAGTTCGGTGGCATTGAGACGCAGGCGATTGCCTTGAAATGACGCCCCTGAGATCAATGAGTCCCACGAGATCTGATTACCTAAGATATCCAGCTTGATATCACTTAACGCCAATCGACTTAGCTTGATAGGAATTGGGGAGGTAATTTTAGCCGACGATGACGCCTCAGCTTGCTCTTGAGCTGGCGATGAACTTGGCGGTAACTCGGGCATAGAGAATGACAAACCATCAATCGCAAGTTCATCGATACAAACACCCGGCTCAGTAAAGCATGTCGCATTGACGGCAAGCGTTAGAAACCTTGCCTGAGTATCGACGTGCAAGTTGTCATCTTTGAAAACAACATTGCTAAGGGTAAATCGAGGAAAAATCGCGCCTTGACTCGATCCAACTTTAAGCTGAGGAACAAACTTCTCAGCCCCCCACAAAACAAGGTTCAAACCAGGGTTAGTAAACAATAAGCCGCCCAACGCAACCAACACGCTGAGGAGTAAAATGAATAAAGTGAGTGAAAGCCATTTTGACCACTTAATCACAACACGGGTCATAGCTCAGGTCCTAAAGTAAAGTGGATCTTAAATTCGTCGCCTTTATTTGCATCAAGCCCCCAAGCAAAATCAAGACGAATAGGGCCTACAGGGGAAGCCCAGCGCACACCGACACCCGTACCACGTTTAATATCTGGCTTATCATTAAACGCATCACCGATATCGTAAAAAGCCGCGCCCCACCAATCACCATATACGCGATATTGATACTCGATTGAGCTAGTCAGCATATATTTGGCACCGGTTAATTTATCGTCGGAGTCCTTGGGCGAGATAGACTCATAACCATAACCACGGAGATTATTATCACCACCCGCAAAGAAACGTAACGATGGCGAGAGCTTATTGAACTCTTCAGAGAAGTTGGCGCCACCGTTAAGTTTAAATATACCGCGGTGGTTTTTTCC encodes:
- a CDS encoding gamma-glutamylcyclotransferase family protein → MQQLVFVYGTLRQRQSNHHLLTHSEWLGKYATPPIYSLYDLGAYPAVVDGHSVIYGEVYRVDDPTLRQLDLLEDVPITYRREQIDTPFGLAWMYIYQQAHQLESLISSGDWCQKV
- the tamB gene encoding autotransporter assembly complex protein TamB, translated to MTRVVIKWSKWLSLTLFILLLSVLVALGGLLFTNPGLNLVLWGAEKFVPQLKVGSSQGAIFPRFTLSNVVFKDDNLHVDTQARFLTLAVNATCFTEPGVCIDELAIDGLSFSMPELPPSSSPAQEQAEASSSAKITSPIPIKLSRLALSDIKLDILGNQISWDSLISGASFQGNRLRLNATELKTPVVKLLASPAENEQTAASENQASTPTKIVLPNIVVPLQIDLVRLDVYDFKLDQATPVIVNHLGLAANAKDSRVVVKTLELDMPQVTGQLKTDIDLQGDYPLDLQLDATIKEEMAAGQTLSLKADGSVAKLQLSAQLSGLAKAFLAGELQPLKPELPFDFTVTQGDLQWPLKGKGDYFASIDKLQAHGSLNGYSLDLDTVLKGGQLPDVSLSLQGKGNLSHIKLSQVDIATLGGTISGDMMADWQAPINWAANLTLAHIQPGLQWPEAEGDISGQVSTSGSLTELGGWQVEVPKLDIDGVLREYPLNIAGSVSTADVTGNNELSVKTPQLVLSHGPNSIKASGKLDKQWRMDLELNLPDLIKSVPDLKGRVAGEVALRGDLKAPDVGLNLVAKGIDWQQQAQISKLSMKGNITPLPMPSGQLVLKVNQAKYQDKVIDDVSLNFTGSQQKHQLNLDVNSNIVSTSLALTGSLTDKPELVWQGKLERMRLSSQQGEWRLNQPTALGFEMATEQVSVAAHCWLQADSSLCLEKDIKVGQSGEAALELSQFDFEQIKTFIPQTTQLQGQVDANVWAKWGDNQPPQVKAKIELAKGEVVQKIEQPLELGWESATLTAQLADNKLSAEWLLDVTDNGDIFGNATIPDVLSDDKQIDGRLKLTTFNLDFLAPLVGEFSKLKSNITADLAITGPAMQPKVNGQFVVDDILLKGDISPVEVDSGRLNINFTGYDATLAAAIHTPDGKLELAGEADWQDLNDWSTNVRVFAEELLVNVPPMVKIKVQPDMTISASPKLARIDGTIALPWGRVVVEELPPSAISVSKDQVILNDQLQPIDKKNQVPFTVQSNINIKIGDDFKLSAFGLEGELVGNLNVAQRDKGPFVTGEVNIVDGSYRSFGQDLLIKEGKVLMNGPVDQPYLQITAIRNPDNTKDDVTAGVKVTGPVSEPTVTIFSEPAMAQANALSYLLRGQDIDGETGGNAMTTTLIGLSLAKSGRVVGEIGEAFGVQDLQVDTAGSGNDSQVTVSGYILPGLKVKYGVGIFESVGEFTVRYRLMQDLYVEALSGATNAVDLLYQFEFN